CTACAGACTTCCTCAAGAGGCGCGGGGTTCTCGACGCGACGTGGTCAGCGGTGCAGTATGTTGCGGATAAAGTCAGGGAGAAGATACTTGAGATCAACATCCGGCACGGTTCAAGCGTCAAGGTCGAGAACTTGATGGACCCGCAGAGAGTTTTCACCGCACCTCTAAGCCTGCACAGGCAGCTCGACTCCGCTTGCATCGCGTTGAAGCCAGAGAACCTGGACTCGTTCGAGCCCGGGTGGGCGGACCCCAGAAGCCCAAAGCACGAGCCTGCTTGGAGGCGGCACGTGGAGGGCGAGGCTGAGAGCCTAGCTGAAGTGGCTCTGAGAGAGGTTGGCGGCTACCTGGGCCGGGGCAGGCGGCTCCAGGCTAGGTGGAGGCTCCTCGAGGAGAAGTTCTGGCAGGAACCGCTACCCGAGCGCGAGCCCGCGCCCGTGCTCGGAGATCTCGAAGTTAAGCCGAACATGTCTCCTGGGCCGCTGGAGGGCAGGGACTTGAGAGGCGATCCCTTCAAGGCGGTGCGCTTCCTTGAGGATGTTCTGGGGCACTTATCTCTCGGGAGAATAAGCAGGGAGAGAGCTTTCTCGCTGCTAAAAGCTACCGCTGAGGTTACGATCAAGGCTCAGGGTTACCGAGAGGAGGATGTGAGAAAGCTGGCTGAGCTGTACGGGAGAGTGCTGGAAAAGTTAAAAGAAAGTTAGAGAAAGAAAGAGTAGCGGAGTTTTACTCTCCCCAGAACTCCTCGAATGTCGTTCGGGTCCTGTAGCCGGCTAGCGCGCCTCCAAGGTACTTCTCTAAAGCGACGTTCACGTGGTGCCCGATGTCGCCCATCTCGGCTAGCTTTGTGTAGAGGTCTTCGTAGATCTGTAGCCGCACTTCCACTAGCTTTCTGTCAAGGCCCATTTTGATCAAAGACCGCACAACTAACCTTTTATTAAGGGTTTCCCCTGACAGTTCTTTACTATAGGGCGACGTAAAGCTTTACGTAAGGCAAAAATGGTGTTCGCCGCCTCTGCTCTCGGCTTAGAGGTTTTTTATCCATTTTCCGCCAGTGTAAAGGTAAATATTACCTTTAAGAAGCGATTTTTCAGTAAAATTTCCATCAAGGTGCCAGGTTCCCGTTCGCTGCTTCTACCTTGCTGGAAAAAGTTTCTTTGCCCGGATGAGGATTAGCTATTTATCCGCTCTGAGCGTTGCTAGACGTGGGTCTTGCCTTCCAAGTTGAAGAAGTTGGCTGCTGAGAAGGGTTCCAGAGTAATCCTCGCGCTAGACTACTACCCTCCGGGGAAGGACCCTCTAGACTTCTGGAGCCAGCTGCTAGACAGCGTAGACGACCTGCTCGCTGGCGTGAAGCTGGGGCTGCCCGCGCTCTTGTCTGTAGGGCCTGAAGGGCTGCGCGAGCTTGTGGAGAGCTTCAGCGACAGCAACTACTTCATCGCGGACTTCAAGTTAGCTGACATCGAGGATGTTGTGCGCACAGCCGCTCAGAGGATACTGAGGCTAGGCTTCGACGGGGCGATCGTGCATCTCTTCCCGATGTGCTACAGCAGGCTTGCGGAGAGGGAGGCGGGAAGGTCGCTGGACATCTTCGGCCTCGTCTCGATGAGCTGCCGCTCGCCGCTGATGGACTTGCACCTTGAAGACCTTGTAGACTACGCTGTGAAGCTCGACCTCGCGGGCGTTGTTGTCGGAGCGACAAAGCCCGAGATTGTGAAGAGGGTGAGGGAGCTTCTAGGCCAGAGAGGCGTCATCCTGTCGCCAGGGGTCGGCGTTCAGGGTGCTGAGCCGGGGTCAGCGGTCAGAGCTGGCGCCGACTTCGAGATTCTAGGCAGGTCTGTTGCCGCTAGCCCCAGCCCGAGGCAAGCTCTGGAGAAGATTGTGAAAGCGTACCCCCTGCCGAGGTGGTAGACGTGTCTGTGGAGGAGCTGCTGTGGAGGATCGGGGTAGTGCAGAGGGGTTTGTTCAGGCTCACCTCCGGGAGGATCAGCGAAGTGTACGTAGACCTGAGGAAGCTGCCTTCCCACCCCGCAGAGTTTAGGGCTATCGTCGGCGAGATGGCTAAGCTGGCTTCCGGCATCGGCGCTGACTACGTGTGCGGGATAGCGGTGGGCGGCTTACCGCTGGCTGCAGCTCTCGCCTACGAGCTGGGGAAGCCTCTCATCTACGTGAGGAAGGAGAGGAAGGAGCACGGCACGATGAAGCAGCTCGAAGGGGACTTCGAGAAGGGTGCTAAGGTTCTGCTGGTCGACGACGTTGCTACGACAGGCGGGACGCTGGCGGACACTTGCAGGATCCTGAGAGGTGAGGGGCTCCGCGTCGAGGACGCTCTCGTGGTTGTCGACCGGCAGGAGGGCGCTGAGGAGGCTTTGCAGGCTCTCGGCGTGAAGCTCCGCAGCCTGACGACGCTGAAGAAGCTTCTCGAGGTGGGCGGGAGGTGAAAGGGAGGGACGTGATCTCGATCTTAGACTTCGAGAGGCGCGAGCTAGAGCAGCTCTTCGAGCTCACCGACGAGATCCGCAGGAGCCCGCGCGCTTTCTCAGAGGAGCTGAAAGGCTACATAATGGCTACCGCTTTCTTCGAGCCCAGCACGAGAACAAGGCTGAGCTTCCAGACAGCGATGCTTAGGCTCGGCGGGTCTTACATAGACCTCGGCGAGCTCGAGAGGAGCTCTGTCGCGAAAGGCGAGAACTTCGCCGACACCATACGCATGCTAGACTCCTACGCTGACGTGATCGTCGTCAGGCACAGGCTTGAAGGCGCAGCTAGGTACGCGGGGGAGATCGCGGCAGCGCCTGTGATCAACGCTGGCGACGGGCGGAAGAACCACCCGACTCAAGCGATGCTCGACCTCTACGCGGTCAGGACTCTCCAGGGAGGTATCGACGGCCTAGTCTACGGCGTGCTGGGGGACCTCAGGTTCGGCAGAGCTGCGGCGAGCTTCATCCTAGCGCTATCGCTCTTCAAGCCTTCGAAGATCTACCTGGTGTCGCCCCCGCTCCTCAGGGCGAGGCCGGAGGTGCTCGAGGTGCTTAAAGCTAGAGGGGTTGACTTCGAGGAGGTTGACAGCCTCGAGAAGGTTGTAGGGGAGCTCGACGTGCTCTACGTGACCAGGGTCCAGAAGGAGCGCTTCCCGGACCCTGCGGAGTACGAGAAGGTTAAAGGAAGCTACCTCGTGAGCTCCAGCACGTTGAGGCAAGCTAAGGAGAACCTTATCGTGCTTCACCCTCTGCCCAGGGTCGACGAGCTCGGCTTCGACCTCGACTCGACTAGGCACGCAAAGTACTTCGAGCAGGCAGCCTTAGGGGTCCCCGTGAGGATGGCGCTGCTGAAGCTGGTTCTGAAGGGGTGATCGGGATGCACGCGGAGGAAAGCCTTCTCGTGAGGAAAATCCGCGAGGGCACGGTAATAGACCACATCCCAGCCGGCAGAGCGCTCGACGTGCTAAAGATCCTGGGGCTGACGGGCGAGGAGGGCTACACGATCGCGATCGTGATGAACGTTCCTAGCGGGAAGCTCGGGAAGAAGGACATCGTGAAGGTGGAGGGCAGGTTCCTCAGCCCTGAGGAAGTGAACGAGATCGCTCTGATCGCGCCTACAGCGACGATAAACATCGTGAGAGACTACGCGGTCACGCTGAAGAGGAGGGTGGAGGTCCCGGCCGTCATCGAGGGGCTGCTCCGCTGCCCCAACCCTAGCTGCATCACTAACTCGCCTCGGGAGCCGCTCAAGCCGAGGTTCGAGCTCTTGTCGAGGATGCCCCTGAGGTTCAGGTGCAGCTACTGCGGGGACGAGCTCTCGGAGAGAGATATCGCAAAGCAGCTAGCTGGTTAGCTATGCACAAGAGAGGGCGAGTGGTCGGCGCTAGCTTAGCGTGCGAGCAGGTGATGGAGCTCAAAGTAGAGGTCGATCTCCCTCAGCCGACACCCGGGCAGTTCGTGATGCTCTGGGTTCCCGGAGTGGGAGAAGTACCGATGAGCATCGCCGACTACGAGGAAGGCCTGCTAAGGCTTTTCATCACGAAGAGAGGGTTAGTCACCAGCTACATCCACGAGCGCGCGAAGCCCGGCTGGGAGGTCTTCGTCCGGGGGCCCTACGGGCGCGGCTTCACGATCCCAGCGGGTGGGCGGGTGCTGCTGGTAGGCGGAGGCACGGGCGCTGCCCCGCTCCACTTCCTCGCCAAGCTGGCTAGGGGTGCGGAGTGCGTTGCGGCGCTGGGCTTCAAGTCCTCAAAACACGTGCTGCTGCTGGAGGATATCGGGAAGTACTGCAGAGTTCACGTGGCGACCGACGACGGTAGCGCTGGCTTTGCAGGGCCTGTCCATAAGCTGGCCGAGAGCCTTCTGGCCTCGGAAAGCTTCTCGAAACTCTACACGTGCGGGCCTGAACCCATGATTGCAGAGCTGCTTCGGCTCGCGGAGGAGGCGGGTATCCCGCTGGAGGCTTCCCTGGAGAGGTACATGCGCTGCGCAGTAGGCGTGTGCGGCAGCTGCGTGCTAGACCCTCTCGGCCTCAGAGTCTGCAGGGACGGTCCCGTCTTCGACGGGGATACGCTGCGCGGGGTTTGGGACCTGGGTAGGTGGTGGAGGGGGGCTGACGGCAGCAAGGTTCCGCTCAAGGCCTAGGGGTGACCGGCTTGAGGAGAGTAGACCTACTGCTGGTGGGCAGGGCTTACGTTGATGGCTCGCTGGAGGAGGTCGCTGTCGCCGTCGATGGCGGGAGAGTGGTGGCGGTCACGCGGCCCCCTCTAGCACCTCTGGCTGAGAAGAAGCTGGAGCTCGGAGCGAGCGCTATCCTTCTCCCAGGCATGGTCGATATTCACGTGCACATGCGCGAGCCGGGCCTGGAGTACAAGGAGGACTGGAGGACTGGCAGCATGGCTGCCGCTAAGGGAGGGGTAACCTGCGTGTTCGACATGCCTAACAACAGCCCGCCCGCTAACACCTGCGAGAGGCTGAGGGAGAAGTTTTCCCGCGCTTCTGCGAAATCGCTGGTAGACTTCGGCTTCTACGCCGGCTTCAGCCCGAACCTGGAGGGGCTCGCCGGCTGCCCCGAGCTCTTCCTCGGCTTAAAGCTCTACCCCGAGGACCTCTTCCACGAGAAGTCGCCCGACGCCTTCGCGCTGGCAGCCAAGCTTGGGAAACCGGTGGTCGTGCACGCGGAGGACCCCAGCCGCTTCAAGCCTTCAGATATCCACTCCGAGGCGCGCCCTCCCGAAGCTGAGCTCTCCGCAGCTAGGCACGCGATCCTGCTGGCGGCGAGGACGGGAGCCTGGCTGCACCTCACTCACGTCAGCACGGGGGCTGTCCTCAGAGAGGCTCTCGCGGCGAGAGTTTCCCTGAGCGTCACCACCGACGTGACACCGCACCACATGCTGCTCAACGAGTCCCTGTACAGGGGGCGCGCCGCGGGTCTAGCTAAGGTGAACCCGCCGCTCCGCGGCGAGGAGGACAGGAGGGACGTCTACGAGGCTGCGCGGAAACTCGCTGTAGACGCTGTAGCGACGGATCACGCGCCGCATTCGCTTGACGAGAAAGTCTCACCGAGCCCTCCTCCCGGCTTCCCCGGCCTGGAGATCGCGCTTCACCTCCTCTTAAGGGAGATCCTGGAGGGGAGGTTCCCGCTGAGGGCTCTCGACCTCTACAGCAGGAGGCCGTCCGAGCTGTTCGGGGTGAGGAAGGGGGTTATCGCACCCGGCTTCGACGCGGACTTCGTAGTAGTCGAGAAGTCCGAGTGGGTTGTAAAAGGCAGCGACTTCGCTTCTAAGGCGAAGTACACGCCCTTCGAAGGCATCGTTCTGAGGACGAAAACCGCCATGACCTTTGTGAGAGGGCAGCTAGTCTACAGAAACGGCGAGTTCCACGAGGGTGCCTGGGGCAGTCTCGTCAGGCCCGGGCTGGGAAGGGGGTGGCAGCTTGACTAGCCTGGAGGTTAGCCTCGCCGGGCTCAAGCTGCGCAACCCTACAGTGCTCGCCTCGGGCATCTTAGGCGTCAGCCTAGGCTCTGCGAGGCGCGTGGAGAGCGCGGGCGCAGGGGCTTTCACCACGAAAACCATCACGAAGGAGCCGAGGAGAGGCTACTTCAACCCGACTTTCGTCGCCACAGAGCACGGCTACCTCAACGCTGTGGGGCTGGCGAACCCGGGTATCGAGCACTTCTGCAGCGAGCTCCGCGAGATCGTGAAGAGCTTAAGCATCCCAGTGCTGCTTAGCGCAGGCGGCTGGTCAGGAGAAGAGCTCGTCGAGGTTGCTAAGCGCGGGCTAGAGTGCGGTGCTCACGCCGTAGAGCTTAACGTGTCCTGCCCCCACGTGAAAGGCATGGGAGTAGAGCTCGGCCACAACGTGGAAGAGGTAGTGGAGGCTGTGCGCCAGATCAGGAGCGCTGGAGGCCGCGTCTTCGTGAAGCTCTCAGTGCACCACAACTACCTCAAGCTCGCCGAAGCGGTCGTCGACGCCGGGGCGAGCGGGCTCACCGCGATCAACACGGTTAGAGGGATGGCGATCGACATATACGCTCGGAAGCCGGTGCTCTCCAACGTCTACGGGGGTTACAGCGGCCCCGCGATAAGGCCCATCGCCGTCAGAGTAGTGTACGAGCTCTACGAGCACTTCCCAGAAACCCCGATAATCGGCGTCGGCGGCGTGGACAGCTGGGAGGGAGCGGTCGAGATGCTCCTCGCAGGGGCTACAGCGGTCGGCGTAGGGTCTGCTATCGCCCTTAAGGACCTCGAGATCTTCCGGGAGATCGCGGAAGGGCTGAGAAAGTACCTTGAAAGCGAAGGCTTCAGCTCGGTGAAGGAGCTCGTAGGGCTAGCGCACCGACGCTAACTCTTTAACGCTCACCCGCGCTCTAACCCGGGATGAAGAGACTACGGGGGCCTGAGTAGTGAAGAAACGTCCCGAACACTGACCGCCCTCGAGCGAGTGGAGGAAGATTCCCGCGAGTACCCCGCTAGGTGGGCGCTCGCCCCCGCTTCGAACATCTTTTGATGGGGCGCGGCGTTATCTTTCTCTGAAAAGTTCTCTTATAGATCTCAAGCCCGCAAGCAAGAGGACGTAGGAGGTTGCGTAGAGGAGGTCCGCTGGGAGGAATTCAAATGTTCCGGCAGCGTAGTAGAGGAGGTCGGCGAAGCAGAACGCGATGAAAGCTAGGGCAATTAGCGAGAGCGCGGAGCCCATAACACCCGGCCTGAAAGTCATGGCCGCGTACAGGGAGGTGAAGAGGAGCGCTGCATCCAGGAAAATGTAAAGCAAGGTGAGCAGCCTTCCGGTCGGAGAACCTCCTTTAAGCAGCGTGCTAGCGACCGCTGCAGCGGCTAGGGAAGCTGCCGCTGCGGTGATCACGACGGCCGGTGCTAGGATCTTGAGGGTTTTAATCTCTTTTAGCTGCGAAGCGAAAGGCTTAGCTAGATACCACAGTCCCACCATGAGTAAAGGGTACCCTGCAGTCCATAGACCGTAGGCAACGGATTCTACCTGAGGCCCGCCGTAAAACGCGTAGAGTGCAGCCCAAGAGATCTCGGAGAATGTCCACACAGCTAATCCGGCGGTTACGAAGAGCCAGGGGCGCAGCACGTGAGGTGGGTCTCCGGCGCAGCTCTTCAGCAGCAAGAGGCCTTCCCGCAGAACGAGCACCGCTACAGCGGCGCTGAATAAGTTGAAGTAGAGGTTTACGTGGAACGAGCGGGAACCTTGCCCTGCGAAAAGCAGCGCGATGACCGGCACTAGGAGAATTGTTAGCGCTGAAACAAGTAGTCTTAGGGAGGATTCGATCATCCGTTTAGACGGCATGAACCCTTACTCTCATATTCTCAATATGGCTATTTATATTGATTTATTGCCAGGCCTTTCCTAGACTTTTAGCTTAGTGATGCTTTTCCCGTCCGCTTTCCCGCAATATTTCCAGATTCACCCGCAACCCCAGGGTTACTAAGACGTAGGAGGCTGCGTATAGAAGATCTGCGGGCACGAACACGGGCGTACCAGCAGCGAAGTAGAGGAGGTCGGCTACGCTGAAGTGAATCAACCCTAAGGCCACGAGCCAGTATGCGAAGCCTAAAGCCCCTCCCCGGAATGCGCGAACCGTAGACGCTGACATGACGAGGAGCACAGCATCTAGGACCGTGTAGGAGGAGTCGACGAGTTGAGCGAGCGAGAGCTGTCCATCCGCCCCTGCCTTAACGTACACTACAGCGGTGGCGGTTACAGCGAGAGCGATGGAGAAAATTATCAGCAAGGACGCGCTCCCGGTGCTTACTCCGAGCCGTTCAAGCTGAGAAGAAAAAGGTCTAGACAGAGTCCACAGCCAGAGGAAGAGTAGCGGGTAGCCGGCAAGCCACAGGGCATCGCAGACAGAGAGGGCGAGCGCCTCCCCGTAGAGGATGATAAAACCCGTGTAAACAGTTTCGGCAAGCGCCCATAGCGCAACACCGGTTACCAGGAAGAGGAGCGGCTGCGTGACTTGCCTCGGGCTGCCTGCGTACGCGCGTAGGAGAGCTAGCCCGCTGAGAAGAGCGGCGAAAGAAGCCGCAGCAGTATAAACGTTGACGTACACAGCGTACAGGTCACGGTTCACGAAGAGGAGCAGGGCTGCCGGCAGCAGCAGGGCCGCCAAGAGTATGGCGAGGTTTCTGGCTGCGAAACCCCTCAAATCTCTCAAAGGCATGCGGGATGCCCGCCAGCCCAGCTACTATGTCTAACCTCTTTCGCTGCTCTAACGTCAAGCAAGCAAATATAAAGAGGCTTCGAGAAGTGTCCAGCGTGGAGCCTAGAACTTTTGTCGAGAAAGTGACGCCTGACCTCTTCCTGCTTCGAGTAGACGATACGAGGATCAAGTTCTTCGAAGGCATGTGGGAGATTCCCGAAGGGATCACGTACAACGCGTACCTGCTCGCCACCGGCGAGGGCGCCGTGCTCTTCGATGGCTGGAAGCGCGAGTACGCGGAGCTTCTCCTAAGCTCGCTCGAGAGCATCGTGGATATCCGAAGCGTCAAGTTCGCTGTCGTGCACCACGCGGAGCCTGACCACTCGGGCTCTGCTCCCGTTCTGGCGGAGAAAGCTCCTCACGCCGTCTTCCTCGGGCACCCGATAGCGGGCAGGATCCTGAAGTCGCACTACCGTGTGGAGAGGTTCAGGCCCGTGAAGGATGGCGAGGCTCTCCAGCTGGGCGGGCGCACGCTGCGCTTCATCTACGCGCCGTGGCTGCACTGGCCTGACACGATCTTCACCTTCGTAGAGGAGGAGGGCGTCCTCCTATCCTGCGATGTTTTCGGCGGCTACTCCACTCCATCCCTCTTCGACGACGAGGCTGACTTAGAGGCGCTGGCGCGCGCCTTAAGGAAGTATGCTGTCACGGTTGTCGGCCACTACAGCGAGTGGATAGCGAAGGGCTTGGAGAAGCTGAAAACCGCAGGCATCAACCCCAAGATTATCGCGCCGGCGCATGGTCCCGTGTACCGTAGCAACCCGCACTGGGCCATCGAGAGGTGGGCTGAGATCTCCTCCGGTGCGGCTAAGCGGGGTAAAACCGCCCTCGTCTACGTCTCCATGTACGGCAACGTCGACAGGCTTTTCCACGCGCTCGAGGAGCGCTTGAGGGGGAGGGGCCTAGAGGTCGCTGTTCACGCGTTCACCGACAAGCAGCGTTCTCTCGCGAGCGAGGTTCTCACCGACGTATCCGACGCAGAGCTGCTGATTCTCGGCGTGCCCGTGTACGAGGCGAGCGTACACCCCCTGATGATCCACCTGGCGAGGCTCATCGGCGAGAAGCTACCCTCCCGCAAGCAGATCCCGATCCTTCTTCTCTCGAGCTACGGCTGGGGCCCCGCGAGCCGCAAGCTAGCCGAGATCCTCCAGAGCTACGGCTTCACCAACCTGCACATCATCGACTTCGAGGGCTCTGCAGGCGCAGAGCTACTCGCTAAAGTCGACTCCCTGCTCTCCGAAGCCCACGCAAAGCTAGCAGGGGGAGGAGCCTAGCCTCCCCTCTCTTCCCTCGTGCAGCTCCAGAGCCAGCCCTGCAGCCCAGCAAGCTCTAGATGCTGGCTGCTTTCACCCTGCCGACCAGCTCGACGAGAGCTTCCACAGCAATCTTGAAGACTTCAGCGCCCTTCTCCCGCGTGGAAGTCTTCGAGACGCCGAAAACCCCGCTCCGAGTCCTATCGTGGGTGTACTCCGGGTAGAACGCCAGCCCGTCGGTCGGCAGCTCCGCAGGCTTCTCGTCCACAGCCCTGCTCATGTTCACGTGCTCTCCGTGAAGGTACAGGTTTAGCGAAGTCTCCACAGCTGCCGCGTGGCCGAGCTCCTCCCTGCTGAAGAGCTTCCCGAGCTCGGGAAGAGTCCACCACTGGAAAACCACCACGAGCAACCCCTCGCTTCTCAGCTCTCTAGCGAGAGACAGCAGCGCGGAGAGGTTTCCACCGTGCCCGTTCACCACGATAATCTTCCTCGCACCGTGCTTCTTCAGCGAGAGCACGATATCCCGGACGTACTCCTTCAGCACATCCTCACGAACCCAAACGGTTCCCGGGAAGGCTGAGTGGTGCGCGCTCACCCCGAAGGGCACAGGAGGCAGCACGAGCGTCCCCGTTCTCCGTCCCGCCTCCTCGGCGAGGGCATAAGCCACCAGGTAGTCGGTTCCCAGGGGGTTGTGAGGCCCGTGCTGCTCCACAGAGCCTACGGGAAGGAGGACCGTGTCGTTCGAGGAGAAGTAATCTGCCGCGTCCTTCCAGCTCATAAGGGAAAGCCTAAGCTCTCTCACAACGTCCCCAGGAGAGAATCTGCTTTAAGCTTTCGCCAGGCCAGCAGTCAGCTTCGATGCATACTACTCTATCGTCACTTCAAAGCTGTCATGAGTGTAGCCGAGCCCCCAGCAGTGATTTTCTCGCACAGTTACTCTCCGTCCGGTTAGCCTGTGGAGCGAGCCGGCGATCAAACCCCTCTCGAAGTGGCAGACCGCTCTACCGATGTTGGGAATGCCCGAGCTCGAGATTGACTCGTAGACGAGTATGCGGGCATGCTTCTCCCCGGCTTCTAGAACGTCGAGAATACCGATACGCTGGTTAAGAGTGAAGTTTGCTAATTCTTCGATGCTGCTGACGAGACCTCTCTCCACAGCTTTCTCACCTATCTCGCGCCCAGCGCTGTAGAGAACTATTGCTAGAGCTTTCTCGCCGAGCTCCGGCGGCTGAGACCACCTCAAAAGCCTAAACGTCATCACGTACACTGCATCCTCCGGGTTCAAGCTCTGAAACGTAGGTCGCTCCGCGGCTAAGAGGTCGGTTAGCGTGAAGCTCTCAACTCGGGGGCTCAACTCGGCCTCTCCTCTCTCTTCTCTGAGAGCCTGCTCGCGGTACTGGCGGATAACATTGCTCAAATCCTCGAGCTCCACGGCCGAACCCCCAGGCTTTTCCTTTTCTTCAAATCGCCGGTTTAAATTACTCGCGTATGATTTCGCTCTTCAAAGCACGAGCGAGCCGAACAACTTCTAGAAGTGCACGCGCGTGGAGCCTGTTCTCGGGCGTCGCAGGGCTTTCGAATACGCGGCTGAAAACGTTCTCGATAGCGGCGTAAATCTTCTCATCGAAGGGGATGAGCCCCCTAGCCTGTACGAGCAAATCGTAAAGGCGCCACGCGTTGGTTGAAGGAACGCGCAGCAGAGCGTCTCGGAAAACACCTTGCGCAAAGAACGTGAGTGGGACTACGTGCGTCCACCGTCCATAGGCCTCTTCAACCGCTCTCGCGCAGTCCTCCCACCTCTCATGCTGAGAGCACTGCTCAACCCAGTCGCGTAGCACGCGCACAGACCAGCGTACTGCCATCTCTTCATTCTAATTCCCGTATCCTCGTAAAAAAGAATAGCGGGTGCCGCCTCGAAGATGTGATCCGCGTGAGCCGGAGAGGAGGCTACGTGCGTTTGAACATGAACGAGTCACCTTACCCTCCCCCACCGCTAGCTGTCAAGATGGCGAAGAGGTACGCTGGCCACATGAACCTCTACGAGGTCGAGCACCTGCGGGAAGAGCTTCTCGAAGAGCTGAGCCGCTACGCTGGCGTCAGCCGGCGCAGCATCGACTTGTTCGCAGGCAGCTCGGAAGCAATCTCCATCATGCTGTCCCTAGCCAGGGCGAGCGGCGTCGACGTAGTGCTGCCGCACCCAACCTTCTTCGTCGTCTACGAGCTGGCCCGCGCGCACGGCGTGAGGCTGGTTCCCGTCCAGCTTAGCGGAGAAGACTTCGAGCTGCGAGCCGAGGAGCTCGCCCGGAGAGCAGGGGGAAGGCTGGTCTACCTCGCGAACCCGAACAACCCGACGGGTAATCTTCTCGTCGAGGATGCTGCGCTTGTAGCGAGGCTCGCCGCCAGAGCTAAGTACCTGTTCCTCGACGAAGCGTACTATGAGTTCTCCGGCACCACCTTCTGCAGCGACGCGGTCGAGCTAGGTAACGTCGCCGTGCTGAGAAGCCTTTCGAAAGCGTTCAGCCTCGCGGGGGCTAGAGT
This region of Thermofilum sp. genomic DNA includes:
- a CDS encoding FprA family A-type flavoprotein, translated to MEPRTFVEKVTPDLFLLRVDDTRIKFFEGMWEIPEGITYNAYLLATGEGAVLFDGWKREYAELLLSSLESIVDIRSVKFAVVHHAEPDHSGSAPVLAEKAPHAVFLGHPIAGRILKSHYRVERFRPVKDGEALQLGGRTLRFIYAPWLHWPDTIFTFVEEEGVLLSCDVFGGYSTPSLFDDEADLEALARALRKYAVTVVGHYSEWIAKGLEKLKTAGINPKIIAPAHGPVYRSNPHWAIERWAEISSGAAKRGKTALVYVSMYGNVDRLFHALEERLRGRGLEVAVHAFTDKQRSLASEVLTDVSDAELLILGVPVYEASVHPLMIHLARLIGEKLPSRKQIPILLLSSYGWGPASRKLAEILQSYGFTNLHIIDFEGSAGAELLAKVDSLLSEAHAKLAGGGA
- a CDS encoding dihydroorotase family protein, yielding MRRVDLLLVGRAYVDGSLEEVAVAVDGGRVVAVTRPPLAPLAEKKLELGASAILLPGMVDIHVHMREPGLEYKEDWRTGSMAAAKGGVTCVFDMPNNSPPANTCERLREKFSRASAKSLVDFGFYAGFSPNLEGLAGCPELFLGLKLYPEDLFHEKSPDAFALAAKLGKPVVVHAEDPSRFKPSDIHSEARPPEAELSAARHAILLAARTGAWLHLTHVSTGAVLREALAARVSLSVTTDVTPHHMLLNESLYRGRAAGLAKVNPPLRGEEDRRDVYEAARKLAVDAVATDHAPHSLDEKVSPSPPPGFPGLEIALHLLLREILEGRFPLRALDLYSRRPSELFGVRKGVIAPGFDADFVVVEKSEWVVKGSDFASKAKYTPFEGIVLRTKTAMTFVRGQLVYRNGEFHEGAWGSLVRPGLGRGWQLD
- a CDS encoding creatininase family protein, giving the protein MRELRLSLMSWKDAADYFSSNDTVLLPVGSVEQHGPHNPLGTDYLVAYALAEEAGRRTGTLVLPPVPFGVSAHHSAFPGTVWVREDVLKEYVRDIVLSLKKHGARKIIVVNGHGGNLSALLSLARELRSEGLLVVVFQWWTLPELGKLFSREELGHAAAVETSLNLYLHGEHVNMSRAVDEKPAELPTDGLAFYPEYTHDRTRSGVFGVSKTSTREKGAEVFKIAVEALVELVGRVKAASI
- the pyrB gene encoding aspartate carbamoyltransferase, translated to MKGRDVISILDFERRELEQLFELTDEIRRSPRAFSEELKGYIMATAFFEPSTRTRLSFQTAMLRLGGSYIDLGELERSSVAKGENFADTIRMLDSYADVIVVRHRLEGAARYAGEIAAAPVINAGDGRKNHPTQAMLDLYAVRTLQGGIDGLVYGVLGDLRFGRAAASFILALSLFKPSKIYLVSPPLLRARPEVLEVLKARGVDFEEVDSLEKVVGELDVLYVTRVQKERFPDPAEYEKVKGSYLVSSSTLRQAKENLIVLHPLPRVDELGFDLDSTRHAKYFEQAALGVPVRMALLKLVLKG
- the pyrD gene encoding dihydroorotate dehydrogenase PyrD; its protein translation is MTSLEVSLAGLKLRNPTVLASGILGVSLGSARRVESAGAGAFTTKTITKEPRRGYFNPTFVATEHGYLNAVGLANPGIEHFCSELREIVKSLSIPVLLSAGGWSGEELVEVAKRGLECGAHAVELNVSCPHVKGMGVELGHNVEEVVEAVRQIRSAGGRVFVKLSVHHNYLKLAEAVVDAGASGLTAINTVRGMAIDIYARKPVLSNVYGGYSGPAIRPIAVRVVYELYEHFPETPIIGVGGVDSWEGAVEMLLAGATAVGVGSAIALKDLEIFREIAEGLRKYLESEGFSSVKELVGLAHRR
- a CDS encoding orotidine 5'-phosphate decarboxylase / HUMPS family protein; protein product: MPSKLKKLAAEKGSRVILALDYYPPGKDPLDFWSQLLDSVDDLLAGVKLGLPALLSVGPEGLRELVESFSDSNYFIADFKLADIEDVVRTAAQRILRLGFDGAIVHLFPMCYSRLAEREAGRSLDIFGLVSMSCRSPLMDLHLEDLVDYAVKLDLAGVVVGATKPEIVKRVRELLGQRGVILSPGVGVQGAEPGSAVRAGADFEILGRSVAASPSPRQALEKIVKAYPLPRW
- a CDS encoding V4R domain-containing protein, producing MELEDLSNVIRQYREQALREERGEAELSPRVESFTLTDLLAAERPTFQSLNPEDAVYVMTFRLLRWSQPPELGEKALAIVLYSAGREIGEKAVERGLVSSIEELANFTLNQRIGILDVLEAGEKHARILVYESISSSGIPNIGRAVCHFERGLIAGSLHRLTGRRVTVRENHCWGLGYTHDSFEVTIE
- a CDS encoding dihydroorotate dehydrogenase electron transfer subunit produces the protein MHKRGRVVGASLACEQVMELKVEVDLPQPTPGQFVMLWVPGVGEVPMSIADYEEGLLRLFITKRGLVTSYIHERAKPGWEVFVRGPYGRGFTIPAGGRVLLVGGGTGAAPLHFLAKLARGAECVAALGFKSSKHVLLLEDIGKYCRVHVATDDGSAGFAGPVHKLAESLLASESFSKLYTCGPEPMIAELLRLAEEAGIPLEASLERYMRCAVGVCGSCVLDPLGLRVCRDGPVFDGDTLRGVWDLGRWWRGADGSKVPLKA
- the pyrE gene encoding orotate phosphoribosyltransferase, whose translation is MSVEELLWRIGVVQRGLFRLTSGRISEVYVDLRKLPSHPAEFRAIVGEMAKLASGIGADYVCGIAVGGLPLAAALAYELGKPLIYVRKERKEHGTMKQLEGDFEKGAKVLLVDDVATTGGTLADTCRILRGEGLRVEDALVVVDRQEGAEEALQALGVKLRSLTTLKKLLEVGGR
- the pyrI gene encoding aspartate carbamoyltransferase regulatory subunit; translated protein: MHAEESLLVRKIREGTVIDHIPAGRALDVLKILGLTGEEGYTIAIVMNVPSGKLGKKDIVKVEGRFLSPEEVNEIALIAPTATINIVRDYAVTLKRRVEVPAVIEGLLRCPNPSCITNSPREPLKPRFELLSRMPLRFRCSYCGDELSERDIAKQLAG